One Arachis hypogaea cultivar Tifrunner chromosome 2, arahy.Tifrunner.gnm2.J5K5, whole genome shotgun sequence genomic window, CATTTGTCATATTTGTCATCTTTGTCACATTTGTCATATGGAAGGTTAGATCATCCAATCTCAAAAGTCTTGTCCATTGTGAAATCAGAATCTTTGAGGACGTCTTTGTATATCGATGATTTGTTAAGCATGAAAAGCAGAGCATCAAAGTTGAAATACTTGAGAGTTTTATCCTTTCGTAAACTTAATGTATTACCAGATTCAATAGGTAAATTGATTCATCTACGCTATTTGAATCTCTCTTGGACCAAGGTTAAGACATTACCAGAGTCATTATGCAACTTGTTTAATCTACAAACATTGATATTGTATCAATGTTCTTACCTGACAATGTTGCCCAATGGCATGCATAAACTTGTGAATTTACGGCATCTTGATCTTAGGGGAACTTATTTGAAAGAAATGCCTAGAGGAATAAGTAAATTGAAACACATGCCTATTTTAGAATACTTTGCGGTAGGCAAGCACGAAGACAATGGAATACAGGAATTAGGAGGTCTCCCAAATCTTGAAGGATCAATTGCGATTAAGAAGTTGGAGAATGTTGTTAATGTGAGACAAGCAAGGAGTGCAAGGATGTTGGAGAAGAACCACATTGACAATTTATCGTTGGAATGGTCTTCAGGTAATAAGATGGTTTCAAACACAGAGACATTGAGAGATATACTCCACTGCTTGcagccgcacaatggcttgaacaTGTTGAGAATATCGGGATACAAGGGCGAAAGATTTCCAGATTGGGTGGGGCACTGTTCTTACAACAATATAACATGGGTAACACTAGCATCTTGCAAGAATTGCTGCATGCTGCCTTCACTTGGACAACTGCCATCTCTTGGGTACCTGCGCATTGAAGGTTTTGATCAGCTCAAGCGTATTGGTGATGAGTTTTACAAGAGTGACGGCGATCATCATTCCTCGCCTATTGCACCGTTTCCTTCACTCGAGGAATTGGTGTTTGATAACATGCCATGCTGGGAGAAGTGGCACGTACCTGACCCAGAAGCTTTTCCTCAGCTTAAGAAACTTCAAATAGAAAGTTGTCCAATGTTAAACGGAGATATGCTTAACAGCATATTCTGGAGAAGGGATTCTTCCTTGCgggaagatgaagaaggaaagtCTGATGAGATGGTAGGTGGTGGGGATGCTTTATCAATAAGGCCATCTCAATCATTTAATGCAAGGAGCATCGACTATCTATGTATTTCAGGGTGTCCGTCTATTGTATCCTTGTCGTTGGATGTCTTTCCCAATCTCAAGAATTTGGAGATAAAAGGGTGTAGGAATCTGGAATCAGTGTCAGAGGCACCACACGCTGCTCTTCAACGTCTCTCCATTACTTCCTGCCAGAAATTAGTGTCATTTGCAGGAGGAGTGGCTGCACCCAACTTGACTCATCTCAGCCTCACACAATGCTACAATTTGAAGGCATTACCACGTGACATGAAGAGTCTACTCCCAAGTTTACACTCTCTCGAGATATATGGTAGCCCAAACATTTGCAGGTTGCCAGAGGGTGGTTTGCCGCCTAACTTGAAATCACTTAAAGTGGGATATTGCGAGCAACAAGTGAGGAATCTATCATGGATGCGCAACTTCCACACCCTCACTCGTCTTACCATTGATGGTAATTGCTGCCACAACATAAAGTCATACCCAGAGGTAGGTTCGCTGCCTCAGCTTCCCTCCCTTACCACTCTTGAGATAACAAACTTCGATGATCTGGAAACATTTGAGTGCAACGAGCTTCTCCACCTCACCTCCCTTCAACAACTATACATTTCATTCTGCTACAATCTGAAGAATATGGAAGGAGAAAAGCTGCCTCCCTCTCTCTTGCGACTTCAAGTTGATTTTTGTGGTTTGCTGGGAGGATTATGCAAGAACAAGCATCAACTAATCTGGCCCAAAATTTCCCACATCCCCAACATTCAAGTCGATTGGAAACAAATTTTCTAAATAGGAATTTTTGAGCAGGTAATTATCTAACTTCACGGTTCTCATACCACCACAATTAAATTATACATGTATAAATTTCCCACATCCCCACCACTAGTGTATTTCCTGAATAGAGATTTCTGAGCAGGTAATTTATCTAGCTACATGGGTTCTCATGCCACCAAAATTCAATTATACATGCATAATTTTCCTTTTCCTCAAAAGACGAGACTTTTCTCTTTCATTACACATTATTAACTAGTTGGACTCATATCCGAAGGGCAATCGCTCATTCTTAAAACTAGCATTCTTAAGACCAAAGAGTCGGGCTGAAAGGGGGCTCTCCGTTCCCGGTTCTCCTGTAGCTGGATCCTCCGGAACCACAAGAATCCTTAGTTAGAAGCACCGTCCGCTAAAATTTGACCCCTTTTTATGCATTTACCGCGTTGAACTTGAGGTTTTTGATGCATGCAAGTATTTTTATTAGAACCTTGATACCcccaaaaaaaatgaaatgaattcTCAAATAATTCGTTTATATGGATCATTCGGGGTTGAGACCAAATATCAAAATAACATTGCCAGAAATAAGCGACAACAAAATTTGCattcttttttttcattcattGGGAAACTTCTCACTTTCTAGTTGTACTCAAAAGAAATATCCTCTGTTATTCTCAAAAAAGGTCATTCTTATAAATTCAAAGACACggaatacatacatacatatatataatattgtgcATCCAACATTTGAGAATTTCTTTACATAATCGATAAATGAAATTTACTGTTTTTATCCATCTTCTGCAGGTAGATTGTAATGAAGTATAAGTGCCCAATGGTGGAGATTTCATCTTATGCAATATTTTAGCTTCAGGTTGGTAAATTTACACCACTCCATTCCATTCTAGAATTTACTTTTCCGGTTCGGTtgggaaaaagaaaaatgttatgaaAGCTTGATTTAGTTATATGCACTGAATGGTAAAATTGTGTTTCTGCCTTTGCCACTATTTGATATTTATCATGAACTTATTGGTATTGCCATATAGTAActttaatttgattctttctctgtttttcgaatcTATAGATACTACTTTCTGTTAAGATGCTATTTACCGTCAATCATTCATAATTTTAGCGCAGAGATAAGTTGAAATCCTTTAAAAATATTCGAGGTGAAATTAAAACTTTCGCCCAAACAGTAGGGACATTCTTTAACATGGTTTTCCTTGTTTCCTTTTCTTCTATTCTttaatcttcttttaaatttttgttacaatataaCAGAACATGATGCGGTTTGCAACTTTGAGTGATaggctaaaagaaaataaagcttaTTGTCTTGCCTGAAATGGAAAGTGAAGCTTCAAAATAATTTAACAAttcttttccttctgtttttgccaTCTTTTGCAGGTAAAAGTTCACAGATGTTAGAGATTTCATTGGACATGTACATCTATATATATATGGAGATGTAAACTAGATTAATGTGTTGGTATTTTCTGATTTCAACTTACATTTTAATTGGTATCTATACTAGTTTAAATTAATGACTGATGTGTACCACATGTTTCATATCCGTACTACATGTGGAATTGCTTGGATTATTCAATTCAATGCTTTGCTTCAAAGATAGGAACATAAGATGGTTGTTTGGTTATCAATAGCAGTCATGTTTGAAGTTTGAACCAACATGCTAAACAAATGAGTTTCAGTATCTAATGCAAGGGTTGTATCAAACTTGAATTGcaggctttttctttctttctttctttcttttggttaaatttataattcaaaGGCATGATGATTAACATCATTATTGAACCTAGCTGAAGTAGTGTTACTTATATGTTAAAATCTATGATAATCTACATCTTACCAAGCATGAAacagttaatttaaaaaaaagttactttCATTGTTAATAATACATGTTTTTTCATTTGTGAAAATATAAAcctatgttttttgttttttactgtCTAATAAAAAAATCCATTATTCTTTTGCTTAGAGTTTATGCGCATCCGTGCAAAATTGTAAATTGCATATGACataaaatgattaataaaaaatgagaCTCACATATGTTGGTTATTTCTCTAACTCTTAAGTAAAATGTAACTATTATAttgtttaaaaagatttttttttcttattatatgATTTAAAATGTTTAGACATTGAATAACTATATATCTTATGTATGTCATTGGCTACATTTTTAGCCTTAGTGTACTCTTCTATTCATATAtaatcaaaccaaaagaaaaaattgaaagtttTCTAGTCAACTTTATGGATTCTCTATTTCTCTTAGTCTAGGAAAAGTATATCATGTGATCATGTccctttgaaattttttatttaatattattttatcgtCTTCCAAtttccatatattttttttaagtttatacTAAAGTAAAAATGAGGTGAGAAACCAATCAAATTATTCAACTTGTAAAAAGAACGCAGTTTATGCTTACTAGAATTACAGATTTTTGCATTTTAAAAATAAGCTTTTTGACTTTGAATACATGTTTGCACAATGAAATGAAGAATATATGTGGCTATGTTCATTTTTAAATCCGCAAAGcctaatttaaaattgaataattacCTAAATCAGTCTTTTGAGATTTTTAAAATCGGACACTTTAGTGCCATAGCTTTTGAAATACACAAAAAACTTCCAATTTTTAATTTCGGCAGATAAATCAGTCCCTAACATTATTTTTTCGTCAATAACAaacgaaaaataatattttagctTGTAATGAGGTAAAAGTGTCCAAATGGCagagatttcatcatataaaatcTTATATAATATTTTAGCTCCAGGTTGGTAATTTGCTCCACTCCATTCCattctagaatttatttttcctgttttGTTTTGGGAAAAAAAAGTTATGAAAGCTTGATTTGAGAAGGAACTAGTTAATGCACTTAATGACAATTGTGTTTATGCTTT contains:
- the LOC112730688 gene encoding putative disease resistance RPP13-like protein 1, yielding MASAVVGRAFLSGFIKIIVNKSLREDVVNGVLGKKLGSDLLERLKISLLAAEAVLDDAEYKQLGDDSVRDWLNSLRDAVYDADNFLDAVLTKASTKKEVRSLLPSFFLNRHRKMVDNMEGVVSRIEFLVKQKDILGLQKTTKDNNLSSSSSSSWRETTCLMEGNIYGREDDQQALIKTINDKSESQLSVIPIVGMGGVGKTTLAKWVYSVVEGFDLKAWVCISETFDVADITKKTIEEITKNSCTLGSLNLLQNKLQEMLSGKKFFFVLDDVWSENADKWKQFITPFHCGAKGSSILLTTRNQEVASVVQTCPSCTLNELSEESCWLLFAANACFPELNRNPTLEDVGKKIVKRCKGLPLAVETVGRLLRGKDDVKEWNVVLMNDIWELKNSKIIPALLISYFQLPPYLKRSFVYCSLFPKDHKFEKDELILLWMAEDLLRLPKRGESLEEVGSQCFEELASRLFFKPAEYPRDRYVMHDLLHDLAIFLAGDFYCRIEERSEQEKKKVLTRHLSYLSSLSHLSYGRLDHPISKVLSIVKSESLRTSLYIDDLLSMKSRASKLKYLRVLSFRKLNVLPDSIGKLIHLRYLNLSWTKVKTLPESLCNLFNLQTLILYQCSYLTMLPNGMHKLVNLRHLDLRGTYLKEMPRGISKLKHMPILEYFAVGKHEDNGIQELGGLPNLEGSIAIKKLENVVNVRQARSARMLEKNHIDNLSLEWSSGNKMVSNTETLRDILHCLQPHNGLNMLRISGYKGERFPDWVGHCSYNNITWVTLASCKNCCMLPSLGQLPSLGYLRIEGFDQLKRIGDEFYKSDGDHHSSPIAPFPSLEELVFDNMPCWEKWHVPDPEAFPQLKKLQIESCPMLNGDMLNSIFWRRDSSLREDEEGKSDEMVGGGDALSIRPSQSFNARSIDYLCISGCPSIVSLSLDVFPNLKNLEIKGCRNLESVSEAPHAALQRLSITSCQKLVSFAGGVAAPNLTHLSLTQCYNLKALPRDMKSLLPSLHSLEIYGSPNICRLPEGGLPPNLKSLKVGYCEQQVRNLSWMRNFHTLTRLTIDGNCCHNIKSYPEVGSLPQLPSLTTLEITNFDDLETFECNELLHLTSLQQLYISFCYNLKNMEGEKLPPSLLRLQVDFCGLLGGLCKNKHQLIWPKISHIPNIQVDWKQIF